CAAGCTTTGATTTGAAGATTTGTAAAGGACAGTAACGCCTGTCTTACCATCTGTAAATGCTGGTTTTACAGCAAACTGCACAGTGATCTCCATCCCCCTGGTTACATTCCCTATATCCTTCACCAGTTTGTGATTGTTCTCATCCTCATAAGGAAAATACCtacagagagagcaagagaagaGGATTGAAATGTCATAAAAGAACCAAATTTCTTATGTATATAGCTAAATTAAAGGGAAAGAGTATTTTTCCATATTTATAGTGaatataaacaatgttttatacAATAGGCTAAGAGTATAGTTACTAAAGGACAGTGTTTTTGGTGTCAGTCACCACTCACACTCCATCAGGAGCAAGCAGGGTTGCAGTCACTCCTGTTGCAAGGACATTGTCTATGGAGGCTGACTCGATCTCTGTTGCAACGGTGCCGATGCTCACCATGTTCACCTGAGCATGGAAACCGAAGGTTATAAGTTgatttaaacataacatttacaTACTTACTTACTTCAATCCATAGGTCCTTTGAACATGAATCTTACAGAATATAGTTTGAGGTATAAATAACCCTCCCCTGACATCTTTCAGATGTAGCCTACCCAGATGGAAGATCCAGGTGGACCATGCTGGAGGAATGGGTAAGGTGGGTAACAGTATAATTATAAGATTAAAACCATATGGCTTGTTAAAAGATGCAATTTCCAAATCCGAGGTGTGTGCATTTGGTTTTGGGCTTTTAGATACTTTCACGGTATTTACATAGCACCTAAatctgctttaaaataaaaaatggaaaccTTACTTTGTACAATAAATAACCTCTAAGTAAGTGATGTTTTCAACCTCACCCTTCCTCCAGTAGAGTCTGCAAGTCTTCCAACATCAGCCAAGCGACAATCTGTCCCTTCAAAAGTCATGACTGATATAATGActctggaagaagaaaagaaaaaggacaaagttTACGATCATGAGCAAGTTTACTTCTTGCTCATCGTACTTGGAGCAGAAAGGTACATGGTACAAGAACAAACGTAGATAGAGACactgtcagtgtagcatcaaaccgatttaaaatctgttattttatggtagaaaagttatgtaatgttgctttaattagattaattaaaaactcaCATGTATTACAAGCAATGCCGGCTGATATTGAcatctatgtatgtgtgtttgagtgtgtccTTACCCACTCTCCACCGCCTTTTCAGCCAGTTGTGTGTAGAAAATGGGGgtaagaggagaggaggaggacagagagggagttTGCTCCATTGCACCCAATCCGATGTTGGCCATGCCATCAGTACACAAAATCACCTGCAGAACACAAAGAATCAAAAAACGCCATTAGCCATAACCCACGCCAgtccacacaggtgttttttttaagatgggATCAGGACTCTGACAGTTCAGTAGCCTCAGTTTGATGACGTGACACATCATTTAACTCTATGCAAGAAGTAAAGAAGCAAGAAAGGTCCTTCAGACTCAATCACCTTTGACCCGGGGTACCTTGACGCCATGGCAACCGAGGCTAACGCTGCAGGACCAAGACTTGTAGCCCCATATTCCCTGAGTCTGGATATaggaatattaaaaacaaagataatttAACCCGGCACACAAACGCAggagcacaaaaaacacaatccaTCGTCACTCACTCTTTGACCCGCTGTATTAGTTGTTGGTAGGTCTCAGCAATACAGTGTGGGATGGTATAAGCCACGCCCTGTTGCCATATATGGTCATAGTCGACCAACGCCCAGTCACGAAGAGTGAGGGGAGTACTTGTACCATCACCATATATCACAAcctgtaaaagaaaacacatagaTTAGAAGAAGGTCAGAAGGGTCATGAGTATTTAGATATTAGTTATttcattaaataatattttaatatcataCTGCAACAatattttgattatatattatattaaatattatttatggcagagaatacactcaaaaaaaaaaagtattttaattgCATATAAATGACCTATCCATTTGGATTACATAGATTCTACATATGAAAAGCAatacattaatttaatttatatttaaatgttggaTTAAAATCTAAAAGCCTACAAAAACAGTTATTACAATTGTCaatcaatatatatttttaacttgTTTCATCTTTAAATTCTTAAAGATCAActttatgttattatttcatgtctCATTACCTCATCACCGAACGTGACCAGTGCCACTCTCCTGTGGGGGgactgctgcagcagagacaaCAGCGCCTTCTTGAGGGCATCCTGCATGCCCTTTTAACAAAAATGagaacatttaaattaatacCACTGCATGTCGACCATGTATATTACACAATGGGTAAAGAGTGTATTCAGCCAAAGATTGATTAGTGAACCAAACACACAACGAATCTCACCTGCAGTCTGGATATGTACCCTGGAAATCCATTGTTTGATGTAACCTATAGTGGAGTAAACGTGTTAGAAAGATGATATGACTGATATCTCTCTTCATATATAAACATAGTATTATTAATTTAGTTTCCTCCTTTCTCGGGGTGTTAGTTGATGCCATTCCTGAAAGATGGCACtctttattagtttttttaaaattttatttaaagttaattcaaaattaaattaaaacctaTGCAACTGTTGTTAATAGTTACGTTTCAAGTTAGATTTTACTTACTAAACTTCTCACATACTTTCATTTAAACTGTTGAAGGCCCAAAGAGTTAAAACTCTCAgacatttcacaataaataaataagataaaaaaaaaaaaatcatctcatAACACCTCCTATTTGTATTGTGAACTCTAAAGTGAGAAACATTGGTTTAAAGTAGTTAAACGTacataaaatagtaaaaaactAGCTCAACATTGACCAATAATAACAGGAAAATGCTGCTTACTCAttgatatatatgataatatatagaataatatgACCTTTTTTAACTTTAGCTGGTAGTTCTTATGTGGTTAAGTGGGATATTTTCTATGTTATTGCACTGGTACATTCCCTTAAGCAAAGGATCTGAATAGGTCTTGCCACCACTTccttttacatacatacacacctcTGTAGTGACTATCATGCTGCCAGAGATGTCCACACAGAAGACCACCAGCGTGTCCTCTAAGTTCTGGTAGTCATCTTCACTTTGATCCGGCAGGTAAAGGTCGTCACTGTGTACACCTGCGCGCTGTCCAATGCACACCCTTGTCACGCTGTTGTTTACGTTGTTTGCACATCCACAGAACTCACACACCCATACCTGaacaagaggaaaagaaggggaAGTTTTGTGTTGATACCAGTAATGAAAATGCCTCAGATATTGCCAAAAATGTGGTATCGGATATCAGCGGGTACCACGTAATTTATTAGCCCCAAAACTGGGCAGTGTCCCATTTGCCTTTTTTCCAATACCACATAATTTCTTAGCACCAAAATTGGGTAGTGTTCCATTCCCCTTTTTTCTGATACAATGTAATTTCTTAGCCCCCCATATGGGGCAGTGTCCCGTTGACCTTTTTTCCAATACCACATAACGTATTAGCCCCAAATGGGGCAACAACAGGCAACTATATTActacagaaaagaaataaataaccaCTCACATTGCTCTGCATAGAACTCAGACATGACAAGGCAgcactacatttcccacaaatCACTGGGCTCTGAAAATTCTCCAGGCCTGAGGCTGGttagagaaggagaaaaataacataggtatgaaaaaataaacactgaaatgtgtgtgtgtttgtttgtgtatgtgtgtgtcccctGACCTTGGCTGATGTCCACTAGATTTCCAATACTGAGAGAGACGACATTGACGTTGACTTTCAGCCTGTTTTCTCCTTCCAGCTTGTCGACTGATGACAAGAGCACAAAGGAATGAAAAAGGCAAACAGAAAATCTGATTCCAAAAGAGCAAACAAAACTCACTTCTGGGAGGGACGGGAGGAGGGAGCGAGGAAGGACGAAGTGGAGGCTGAAAGGGGGGAAGATGGTGTGGAGGCAGGGAAGTCGGTCGAGGACGGTGACGAGGAGGCACCGGTGGAGGAACTGGACCTGAGGATAGAAGTTAAGAACTAAAGATAAGAAAGACTGTGCTGATGATGTAATCCTTGCCTTACACTCTAGGAGAAACCATGTGTACTGAAATGTGTGAGGCCCTatctctgtggaagaggacccacgaCGAGGCcctgtaaacattttaaattcaggaATTTTACTTGTAATGAAGTATTATGGTATTTACTTTTACATAAAGGATTTGAGTACTTCTAGCCTTTTTCACCACCCACGCAACAGGGTTAAAGTGCTGTTTTATCCTATTTGACTGCGTCTTGGTGGTGATAAACAATGACTTATTGTAGATCTAAGTACAAAATCAGCAGCGactgatgcatttttttctgcattgttaTCACACTTGACAGTGATTAAAGTATGCGTGGACTTCCCCTTTGTTGAATTGCtattgtctctctctgctttttgcaagcatgcccacacacacacgcacacgcatgtTACTACTTATGCTTTCCTGTTCTTTTCTTGCAATACTCTTGAGAATTTGATGAACACgctcatcagaaaaaaaaaaacagtttaaacacatTGACCTTTATGGAGGTGTTTGTGCAGATGTGAAGCAAAGAGAATTACCTTGTTTTTTAAGAGTCACCCTGTTGTCATACGTGTGCTCGGTTGGAGAAAAACCTGTGGAtgctgggggggaaaaaatagtCCATGAAGCAAATAGaatttgattattttcaaattaaaatacacattATTTGACAAACATGAGTTCAGGCAgaggaataaaaatatgtaggtgttgaataaaaaaaaaccctcaattGATAAATGTTATACCCCAAAACTTTTGCAAGTTTGGGTGCAAAGACAACAAGATTTCACACTTGAAATGTAACTTACCCGCTCCAACAGGTCTCCAGTCACATACAACATGACTGCAAGCGAACTCCATCTGCcacaggaggaaagaaaagcttTTGAACTTGACGCGGGCTTCAAGAATAAAGCGACAAGGTAAAGGAAAAATATGAATGTAGGACACAGAAATCAGACAGATCAGCAATAAGAGAACTGCAGTTCAGCTTCCTGGCATTGTGGCATATCATGTCACCGTGGCAACCatgatttttgttatttttctagTTAACAGGTGGGTGAGTAAAACCATGAAAGCAGTCATTTCCTGTTAGTATAACTGta
Above is a genomic segment from Larimichthys crocea isolate SSNF chromosome XIV, L_crocea_2.0, whole genome shotgun sequence containing:
- the LOC113747593 gene encoding circularly permutated Ras protein 1; translation: MEFACSHVVCDWRPVGAASTGFSPTEHTYDNRVTLKKQGPVPPPVPPRHRPRPTSLPPHHLPPFQPPLRPSSLPPPVPPRIDKLEGENRLKVNVNVVSLSIGNLVDISQASGLENFQSPVICGKCSAALSCLSSMQSNVWVCEFCGCANNVNNSVTRVCIGQRAGVHSDDLYLPDQSEDDYQNLEDTLVVFCVDISGSMIVTTEVTSNNGFPGYISRLQGMQDALKKALLSLLQQSPHRRVALVTFGDEVVIYGDGTSTPLTLRDWALVDYDHIWQQGVAYTIPHCIAETYQQLIQRVKELREYGATSLGPAALASVAMASRYPGSKVILCTDGMANIGLGAMEQTPSLSSSSPLTPIFYTQLAEKAVESGVIISVMTFEGTDCRLADVGRLADSTGGRVNMVSIGTVATEIESASIDNVLATGVTATLLAPDGVYFPYEDENNHKLVKDIGNVTRGMEITVQFAVKPAFTDVFIQKDTLPFQLQLSFKTRDQQKVTRIITEQRPVTICSRIQTESLNTVVLGVHCAQLCASLTMEGRVQEAQRQLKAQQELLGRISKQRPIQQEENIYGNWMHTMTTICEDISPESEILSDEAAKVMYQMKRASSATSSNSIPTEKKKKKKKALVAGI